From Bacillota bacterium, one genomic window encodes:
- a CDS encoding isoprenyl transferase, with protein sequence MLPSHIAIVMDGNGRWARRRGQPRLFGHRAGVQVARDVVIAARDLGVKVVTLYAFSTENWKRPAEEVQGIFSLLEEFFARGVGELAGSGVKVRVIGDRERLPESVRRVAEEAEEKTRHCTAMTVNVALNYGGRWDLVSAARSLVEDAVHGRIGKQDVTEEAISARLSTAGQPDPDLILRTGGENRLSNFLLWQAAYSEIWVTPKLWPDFTAEDLKSAIRDFETRERRYGSVGTER encoded by the coding sequence TTGCTGCCGTCGCATATAGCCATAGTAATGGACGGCAACGGCCGTTGGGCAAGAAGGCGCGGGCAACCGAGGCTGTTCGGCCATCGCGCAGGAGTGCAAGTAGCCAGGGACGTTGTAATCGCCGCCCGGGACCTCGGAGTGAAAGTGGTCACGCTTTACGCGTTCTCCACGGAGAACTGGAAGCGCCCGGCGGAGGAAGTGCAGGGCATCTTCAGCCTGCTCGAGGAGTTCTTCGCGCGAGGGGTCGGGGAACTCGCAGGATCAGGCGTTAAGGTGCGGGTCATAGGGGACAGGGAGCGGCTCCCCGAGTCCGTCAGGCGTGTGGCGGAGGAGGCGGAGGAGAAGACTCGTCACTGCACCGCGATGACGGTCAATGTGGCACTGAATTACGGCGGCAGGTGGGATCTGGTCTCGGCGGCCCGTTCTCTCGTGGAGGATGCTGTCCACGGCAGAATCGGAAAGCAGGATGTGACAGAGGAGGCCATCTCCGCCAGGTTGTCTACCGCTGGGCAACCTGACCCGGACCTCATCCTCCGAACAGGCGGGGAGAATCGGTTGAGCAACTTCCTTCTGTGGCAAGCGGCCTACTCGGAGATCTGGGTGACACCCAAACTGTGGCCGGATTTCACTGCGGAGGACCTGAAGAGCGCCATCCGAGATTTCGAGACGAGGGAGCGCAGGTACGGGTCGGTAGGAACGGAGAGGTGA
- the tsf gene encoding translation elongation factor Ts, with protein MEITAAMVKDLREQTGAGMMDCKRALTEASGDMERAVMVLRERGLAAAAKRAGRETAEGVIDSYIHMGGRIGVLIEVNCETDFVAKNERFRQLVRDLAMQVAAARPSYVSREEVPAEILEREREVYRAQALNEGKPEKFVDKIVEGRLEKFFQEACLLDQAFIRDPERTVADVIREVIGVLGENITVRRFVRFERGEAN; from the coding sequence ATGGAAATCACCGCTGCGATGGTTAAGGATCTTCGCGAGCAAACAGGCGCGGGGATGATGGACTGCAAGAGGGCTCTCACCGAAGCGTCAGGTGATATGGAGCGGGCCGTGATGGTCCTGCGCGAACGAGGCTTAGCGGCCGCAGCCAAGCGCGCCGGCAGGGAGACAGCGGAGGGCGTCATCGATTCCTACATCCACATGGGTGGGAGGATCGGCGTCCTCATAGAGGTCAACTGCGAGACAGATTTCGTCGCGAAGAACGAGAGATTCCGTCAGCTGGTTCGGGATCTCGCAATGCAGGTGGCCGCGGCCCGACCCTCGTACGTGTCCCGTGAAGAGGTTCCAGCAGAAATCCTCGAGCGCGAGCGCGAAGTGTACCGGGCTCAGGCTCTGAACGAAGGGAAGCCCGAGAAGTTCGTCGACAAGATCGTCGAAGGTCGCCTCGAGAAGTTCTTCCAGGAAGCCTGCCTGCTGGATCAGGCTTTCATACGGGATCCTGAACGCACGGTCGCTGATGTGATCCGTGAGGTAATCGGGGTTCTTGGGGAGAACATCACCGTCCGTAGGTTCGTCAGGTTCGAACGGGGAGAGGCAAACTGA
- the frr gene encoding ribosome recycling factor codes for MKAVIEATQREFAGVRTGRANPALLDRVVVDYYDTPTPLVQLANVSAPEPRLLVVTPWDRSVLGRIEKAILKADIGLVPTNDGNVIRMTIPHLTEERRRELVKLVRKMAEEMRVAVRNIRRDVMESVKGLEKEGTISEDDLKRAQEEIQKLTDKYVGEIDKLLAAKEVEILQV; via the coding sequence ATGAAAGCCGTGATCGAAGCGACGCAGAGGGAGTTCGCAGGAGTGCGGACCGGCCGCGCAAACCCCGCTCTGCTGGATCGGGTGGTCGTTGACTACTACGATACCCCCACCCCCCTTGTGCAGCTCGCCAATGTGTCCGCTCCTGAACCCAGACTTCTCGTGGTCACACCGTGGGACAGGTCCGTGCTCGGCAGGATCGAGAAGGCTATCCTCAAGGCGGACATCGGGCTTGTCCCTACCAATGACGGGAACGTAATACGGATGACTATACCTCACCTCACAGAGGAGAGGCGTCGCGAACTGGTGAAGCTGGTCCGGAAGATGGCCGAGGAGATGCGTGTGGCTGTCCGGAATATCCGACGGGACGTTATGGAGTCTGTCAAGGGACTTGAGAAGGAAGGGACGATCTCCGAGGACGATTTGAAGAGGGCGCAGGAAGAGATCCAGAAACTCACCGACAAGTACGTGGGCGAAATCGACAAGCTTCTCGCCGCCAAGGAAGTGGAGATCCTTCAGGTGTAG
- the pyrH gene encoding UMP kinase: protein MDEPRFRRVVLKLSGEALAGEKGYGVDLDTVTWIAREIQEAYALGVQIAIVVGGGNIWRGAQASGRGMDRSTADYVGMLATVINSVALQDALERLGIPTRVLTALEIREIAEPYIRRRAVRHLEKGRVVIFGAGTGNPFFSTDTTAALRAAEIEAEIILMAKRVDGVYDSDPVSNPNAVLFRELTYIDVINRGLKVMDSTAASLCMDNGIPIMVFNLLCPGNIKRAVMGEPVGTIVRRDETCTRTN from the coding sequence TTGGATGAACCCAGGTTCAGGCGAGTCGTGCTCAAGCTGTCCGGGGAGGCGCTTGCCGGTGAGAAGGGCTATGGTGTAGACCTTGACACGGTGACGTGGATTGCCCGGGAGATCCAGGAAGCCTATGCCCTGGGAGTTCAGATAGCCATAGTCGTGGGCGGGGGGAACATCTGGAGAGGCGCACAGGCCAGTGGGCGCGGCATGGACCGTAGCACGGCTGACTATGTAGGCATGCTTGCCACGGTGATAAACTCCGTTGCTCTGCAAGATGCCCTCGAGCGCCTAGGCATACCCACGAGGGTCCTCACTGCCCTTGAGATCAGGGAGATAGCCGAGCCGTACATCCGGCGGCGCGCCGTGCGTCATCTTGAGAAAGGACGAGTGGTGATATTCGGGGCGGGGACCGGAAACCCATTCTTCTCGACAGACACCACTGCGGCACTTCGCGCTGCGGAGATCGAAGCGGAGATAATCCTGATGGCCAAGCGCGTGGATGGAGTGTACGATTCCGACCCGGTGTCCAATCCCAACGCCGTGCTGTTTCGGGAACTCACCTATATCGATGTAATAAACCGTGGCTTGAAGGTCATGGATTCGACGGCTGCTTCGCTTTGCATGGATAACGGCATCCCCATAATGGTCTTCAACCTCCTGTGTCCAGGCAATATCAAGAGGGCTGTCATGGGGGAGCCCGTCGGCACGATCGTTAGGAGGGATGAGACTTGTACAAGGACGAACTGA
- the rpsB gene encoding 30S ribosomal protein S2, whose protein sequence is QTRRWNPKMSKYIFTSRNGIYIIDLQKTVRKVEEAYQFVRSKVQEGGTVLFVGTKKQAHATVAEEAQRCGMFWVNERWLGGMLTNFATIRKRVERMKTLERMEEDGSLEALPKKEAQGLMNERAKLQQHLSGIRDMKHLPDVVFIIDPRKEKIAVAEARRLNIPIVAIVDTNCDPDEIDYVIPGNDDAIRAVRLLTSKMADAVIEGREGLDQAPPEDEADEGPAIVEIPAEMAPEQVPVPGGPAAGR, encoded by the coding sequence TCAGACGCGGCGCTGGAATCCCAAGATGTCGAAGTACATCTTCACCTCGCGCAACGGCATATACATCATCGACCTTCAGAAGACCGTACGGAAGGTTGAGGAGGCTTACCAGTTCGTCCGGTCCAAGGTGCAAGAAGGTGGGACTGTCCTCTTCGTGGGAACCAAGAAGCAAGCCCACGCCACTGTGGCCGAGGAGGCCCAGCGGTGCGGGATGTTCTGGGTCAATGAGCGTTGGCTGGGTGGCATGCTCACCAACTTCGCAACCATTCGCAAGCGAGTGGAGAGGATGAAGACCCTCGAGCGGATGGAGGAGGACGGCTCCCTCGAGGCGCTCCCAAAGAAGGAAGCCCAGGGGCTTATGAACGAGAGGGCCAAGCTCCAGCAGCACCTCTCAGGAATACGGGACATGAAGCACCTGCCTGATGTGGTGTTTATCATAGACCCACGAAAAGAGAAGATCGCCGTCGCGGAGGCACGCCGGCTGAACATCCCGATAGTCGCGATAGTCGACACAAACTGTGATCCTGACGAGATCGACTACGTGATCCCTGGCAACGACGACGCGATCCGGGCGGTCAGGCTGCTTACATCGAAGATGGCTGACGCCGTCATCGAAGGCCGAGAGGGACTTGACCAGGCGCCGCCTGAGGATGAGGCTGACGAGGGCCCAGCGATCGTCGAGATTCCAGCAGAGATGGCCCCAGAACAGGTTCCCGTGCCCGGCGGGCCGGCGGCGGGACGATAA